One Streptomyces sp. NBC_00223 genomic window carries:
- a CDS encoding ATP-binding protein produces MSRSRHCLRAVLWKWGLGDLAEVAELVLTELVTNSVQHARVRGRLIETRFVREGDGVRLEVHDASSRRPEAHRTGAEDERGRGLALVDALVGPGCWGVSERDGVGKLVWAFVTASGDST; encoded by the coding sequence GTGAGCCGGTCGCGGCACTGCCTGCGGGCGGTGCTGTGGAAGTGGGGTCTGGGCGACCTCGCCGAGGTGGCCGAACTCGTGCTGACGGAGTTGGTGACCAACAGCGTCCAGCACGCTCGGGTGCGTGGCCGGCTGATCGAGACCAGGTTCGTACGCGAGGGGGACGGCGTACGGCTTGAGGTGCACGACGCGAGTTCCCGGCGGCCGGAGGCGCACCGGACGGGCGCGGAGGACGAGCGGGGGCGGGGGCTGGCGTTGGTGGACGCGCTGGTCGGGCCGGGGTGCTGGGGCGTGAGCGAGCGGGACGGGGTGGGCAAGCTGGTCTGGGCGTTTGTGACCGCGAGCGGTGACAGTACGTGA
- a CDS encoding flavin reductase family protein, which produces MATSAHNQPGASAPAELNAATLREAFGAYPAGVVAISALLGNEPVGFAASSFVSISLQPPMVAISVARTSTTWPRLAGAPVLGLSVLSRGQGELCRRLASREGNRFDGVAWRATPEGAVVIGDAALWLTARVSATYDGGDHEIVLMELLTTELFSGVEPLVFHTSQFRELIPHG; this is translated from the coding sequence ATGGCCACGTCTGCCCACAACCAGCCCGGGGCGTCCGCGCCGGCGGAGCTGAACGCGGCGACGCTGCGAGAGGCGTTCGGTGCCTACCCGGCCGGTGTCGTCGCGATCAGCGCGCTGCTCGGGAACGAACCGGTCGGGTTCGCGGCGAGTTCGTTCGTATCGATCTCGCTCCAACCGCCCATGGTCGCGATCAGCGTGGCCCGCACCTCGACCACCTGGCCGCGCCTGGCGGGGGCACCCGTGCTGGGGCTGAGCGTGCTCAGCCGCGGTCAGGGTGAGCTGTGCCGGCGTCTGGCGTCCCGGGAGGGCAACCGCTTCGACGGCGTCGCGTGGCGGGCGACGCCCGAGGGTGCCGTCGTGATCGGGGACGCCGCGCTCTGGCTGACGGCCCGGGTGAGCGCGACCTACGACGGCGGCGATCACGAGATCGTGCTCATGGAGTTGCTGACGACCGAGCTGTTCTCCGGCGTGGAGCCGCTTGTCTTCCACACCAGCCAGTTCCGCGAGCTCATCCCCCATGGGTGA
- a CDS encoding helix-turn-helix domain-containing protein, with the protein MSEHAVNGRKNGAAYFGQEVRFAREHRGLTQHQLADEARYERPYVTRVESGRLLGSEQFAEVCDRVFETSGFFVRLRERVSERGHPGWFIPYVNLERDATQILNFSPMTISGTLQTRDYATVVFRQAHPREEMEVIAARVEARLERREALRRRVHQPSLWVVLHEAALRTVTGSREVMAGQLDRLLTEAESPHVTVQVLPFAQGTPAGGLPFTLLTPEEGPTVLYTETVQLGHVDDSAAVVADAQDKYDRLRAAAMPPEDSLAFIRDVMKEYT; encoded by the coding sequence ATGAGTGAGCATGCGGTGAATGGCCGGAAAAACGGTGCGGCCTACTTCGGGCAGGAGGTCAGGTTCGCCCGCGAGCACCGGGGCTTGACCCAACACCAACTCGCGGACGAGGCGCGGTACGAGCGGCCGTACGTCACCCGTGTCGAGAGCGGACGGCTCCTCGGCTCCGAGCAGTTCGCGGAGGTGTGCGACCGGGTCTTCGAGACGTCGGGGTTCTTCGTACGGCTCCGGGAGCGGGTGAGCGAGCGCGGACACCCGGGCTGGTTCATCCCGTACGTCAACCTTGAGCGGGACGCGACGCAGATTCTCAACTTCTCGCCCATGACGATCTCGGGCACGCTCCAGACCCGGGACTACGCGACGGTCGTCTTCCGGCAGGCCCACCCTCGGGAGGAAATGGAGGTGATCGCCGCTCGGGTGGAGGCACGGCTCGAACGGCGTGAGGCGCTGAGGCGGCGGGTGCACCAGCCCTCGCTCTGGGTGGTGCTGCACGAGGCGGCTCTGCGTACGGTCACGGGTAGCCGTGAGGTGATGGCCGGCCAACTGGACCGTCTCCTCACGGAAGCGGAGAGCCCGCACGTCACTGTCCAGGTCCTGCCCTTCGCGCAGGGCACTCCAGCGGGCGGTCTGCCCTTCACCCTGCTGACCCCGGAAGAAGGTCCGACGGTGCTCTACACCGAGACCGTGCAGCTGGGGCACGTTGACGACTCCGCTGCTGTCGTCGCAGATGCGCAGGACAAGTACGATCGGTTGCGAGCCGCCGCGATGCCTCCGGAGGACTCGCTGGCGTTCATCCGTGACGTGATGAAGGAGTACACCTGA
- a CDS encoding riboflavin kinase, giving the protein MGDSPAVHAHLTGAVVHGAGRGRGLGFPTANVAAEPGSPVPPPAIYSGWVVRHATGAVHRGTISIGSNPTFSDSADVHVEVYCHDLSEELYGERVGLWFVARIRDTVKFASSEDLIRAARQDVLRSEALLASDLGRRVLTDALAAYGRAVSA; this is encoded by the coding sequence ATGGGTGACAGCCCGGCCGTCCACGCGCACCTGACGGGTGCGGTGGTGCACGGTGCCGGCCGGGGCCGTGGGCTCGGGTTCCCCACCGCGAACGTCGCGGCCGAACCCGGCTCGCCGGTCCCGCCGCCGGCGATCTACAGCGGCTGGGTCGTACGCCACGCGACCGGCGCCGTCCACCGGGGGACGATCAGCATCGGATCGAACCCCACCTTCAGCGACTCGGCGGACGTACACGTCGAGGTGTACTGCCACGACCTGTCGGAGGAGCTCTACGGAGAGCGCGTCGGACTGTGGTTCGTGGCACGGATCCGGGACACGGTGAAGTTCGCGTCGTCCGAGGACCTGATACGCGCCGCCCGGCAGGACGTCCTGCGGTCCGAGGCCCTTCTCGCCTCGGACCTCGGGCGGCGCGTCCTCACCGACGCGCTCGCCGCGTACGGGAGAGCCGTCTCCGCCTGA
- a CDS encoding nicotinamide mononucleotide transporter family protein: MSAFHWLNQQFSFFGLPVYWSDFLGNILALATVWLALRRLLVAWPVQILGSILLLIASLNVHLGGNAARQVVIIASASWGWATWRRSREKEGTINVRWASGLERSVLIAVMALGTVAFGALLKSTDASFYPGAPWWMVLADAWIFVGSILAMYTQARRYVEFWFVWLAVDLVGVPLAIHSKLYFSGIVYGIFFVMVLIGIRDWASHSKDQDIASPLEPAAVLESRSDASPATGS; this comes from the coding sequence ATGAGCGCATTCCACTGGCTGAATCAGCAGTTCAGCTTCTTCGGTCTTCCCGTGTACTGGTCGGACTTCCTGGGCAACATCCTGGCACTCGCTACCGTGTGGCTGGCGTTGCGGCGACTGCTCGTGGCGTGGCCGGTGCAGATCCTCGGGTCGATTCTGCTGCTCATCGCGAGCCTGAACGTCCATCTCGGAGGCAACGCCGCCCGGCAGGTTGTGATCATAGCATCGGCGTCATGGGGCTGGGCCACTTGGCGGCGCAGCAGAGAGAAGGAAGGCACGATCAACGTCCGCTGGGCATCGGGGCTGGAGCGCTCCGTGCTGATCGCCGTCATGGCCTTGGGAACGGTCGCGTTCGGCGCGCTGCTCAAGTCGACCGACGCGTCGTTCTACCCGGGCGCTCCCTGGTGGATGGTCCTCGCGGACGCCTGGATCTTCGTCGGCTCGATCCTGGCGATGTACACCCAGGCCCGGCGCTACGTGGAGTTCTGGTTCGTCTGGCTGGCCGTCGACCTCGTCGGGGTGCCCCTGGCCATCCACTCCAAGCTGTACTTCTCCGGGATCGTCTACGGGATCTTCTTCGTCATGGTCCTCATCGGTATCCGCGACTGGGCGTCCCACAGCAAGGACCAGGACATCGCCTCTCCGCTGGAGCCGGCCGCCGTCCTGGAAAGCCGCAGCGACGCGTCCCCGGCGACGGGTTCGTAA
- a CDS encoding nucleotidyltransferase family protein — MTQALILAGGQATRMRPYTDDAPKAMVPVAGAPIVGYQLAWLAEHGVKSVTISGGYKHELIREYVGDGGRFGVDIRYAIEAEPLGRGGGLKFGARQLADPGAPFYVLNGDVITTFSLTDLARYHHENGGAVTVALSPYRSNWGVAELDDGNRIRGFVQSPELPYWINAGIYLFSPDVVPMLPDKGDHEDSTFPRLAAEGRLIGYRLSGYWRGIDTVKDVIAASDEVRSSGRLLPPRFHTTDPDL, encoded by the coding sequence GTGACGCAGGCATTGATCCTTGCGGGTGGACAGGCAACCCGTATGCGCCCCTACACCGACGACGCTCCCAAAGCCATGGTGCCCGTGGCTGGAGCCCCCATCGTCGGTTACCAACTTGCCTGGTTGGCGGAGCACGGCGTCAAGTCCGTGACGATCAGCGGTGGTTACAAGCACGAGTTGATCAGGGAATACGTGGGCGACGGCGGACGGTTCGGCGTGGACATCCGCTACGCGATCGAGGCTGAACCGCTGGGTCGTGGCGGCGGGCTCAAGTTCGGCGCGCGTCAACTCGCCGACCCGGGAGCGCCGTTCTACGTGCTGAACGGGGACGTCATCACGACGTTCTCCCTCACCGATCTCGCGCGGTACCACCATGAGAACGGTGGGGCTGTCACCGTCGCTCTGTCGCCCTACCGGTCGAACTGGGGCGTGGCCGAGTTGGACGACGGCAACCGTATCCGGGGGTTCGTCCAGTCGCCCGAACTCCCGTACTGGATCAACGCGGGGATCTACCTGTTCAGCCCGGACGTGGTGCCGATGCTCCCGGACAAGGGGGACCACGAGGACAGTACGTTTCCGCGGCTCGCGGCGGAGGGGCGTCTCATCGGCTACCGGCTGTCGGGCTATTGGCGGGGGATCGACACGGTGAAGGACGTGATCGCGGCGTCCGATGAGGTGCGTTCCTCCGGCAGGCTGCTGCCGCCGCGATTCCACACGACGGATCCGGACTTGTGA
- a CDS encoding VOC family protein has translation MSTIQPVILTADQDVLLGFYTELFGAEEIFRVPAEGPAFYLGLRIGDTDLGLVAKADPGTGAAPRILLSIGVDDVDATLARVEALGGSVSGGPNDMPWGQRVAHIKDPDGNPVNLTQPIPAR, from the coding sequence ATGTCCACCATCCAGCCCGTGATCCTGACTGCCGACCAGGACGTCCTGCTCGGCTTCTATACGGAATTGTTCGGCGCCGAGGAGATCTTCCGGGTACCGGCGGAAGGCCCGGCCTTCTACCTCGGCCTGCGCATCGGCGACACCGACCTCGGGCTGGTGGCCAAGGCGGACCCGGGGACCGGGGCGGCACCGCGGATCCTGCTCAGCATCGGTGTCGACGACGTCGACGCGACGCTCGCCCGGGTGGAGGCGCTGGGCGGCTCGGTCAGCGGAGGCCCCAACGACATGCCGTGGGGACAGCGCGTCGCCCACATCAAGGACCCCGACGGCAACCCGGTGAACCTCACCCAGCCGATTCCGGCCCGGTGA
- a CDS encoding LacI family DNA-binding transcriptional regulator: MTAPRLLDVAKAAGVSRATASRVLAGTPRNVDPELARRVEEAAQRLGYQTNHSARALRTGSTGTIGIVLPTLANPYFVQLADAIARHVRAAGGTHVVTDAANDTAIEAEQIDTLLGGRVDGLIVVPVSAGASGPAVREAAKRRPVVLFDRWAKGSGTVAVTLDNASAVRLLIDHLEGIGRHRIALVAADQASSSGAERLAAFTEAQGPDANTILLPSFTTDAGRMAGRRIIEQRDQVDAVVCGADVLAVGLVSTLHRSSVAVPGQIAVTGFDDTEILELIDPPITSIRHPLSAMAERALTLLQAPSRERTEGVERFPPQLVVRASTEES, from the coding sequence GTGACAGCGCCCCGACTCCTCGACGTGGCCAAGGCCGCCGGCGTCTCCCGCGCGACGGCGTCACGTGTTCTCGCCGGAACGCCGCGCAACGTCGATCCGGAGCTCGCGCGCCGCGTCGAGGAGGCCGCGCAACGGCTCGGTTACCAGACCAACCACTCGGCCAGGGCGCTGCGCACCGGCAGTACCGGCACGATCGGCATCGTCCTCCCTACGCTCGCCAACCCGTATTTCGTCCAACTCGCCGATGCCATCGCACGGCACGTGCGTGCCGCGGGGGGCACGCACGTGGTCACCGACGCGGCGAACGACACCGCGATCGAGGCCGAGCAGATCGACACCCTGCTCGGCGGACGGGTGGACGGCCTGATCGTCGTCCCCGTATCCGCCGGAGCGTCCGGACCCGCCGTCCGCGAGGCCGCCAAGCGCCGTCCCGTCGTCCTCTTCGACCGATGGGCCAAAGGATCCGGCACGGTCGCCGTCACGCTCGACAACGCGTCCGCGGTCCGGCTTCTCATCGACCATCTGGAGGGCATCGGGCGGCACCGGATCGCTCTCGTCGCCGCCGATCAGGCGTCCTCCTCGGGCGCCGAACGGCTCGCGGCCTTCACCGAGGCGCAAGGACCCGACGCCAACACCATCCTCCTGCCCAGCTTCACCACCGACGCCGGACGGATGGCGGGGCGCCGCATCATCGAGCAGCGCGACCAGGTCGACGCGGTCGTCTGCGGGGCGGACGTCCTGGCCGTGGGGCTCGTGAGCACGCTGCACCGCTCGTCGGTCGCGGTACCCGGGCAGATCGCCGTCACCGGGTTCGACGACACGGAGATACTCGAACTCATCGACCCGCCGATCACGTCCATCCGCCACCCGCTGTCGGCCATGGCGGAGCGCGCGCTGACGCTGCTTCAGGCGCCCAGCCGGGAACGGACGGAAGGGGTCGAGCGCTTCCCTCCCCAACTCGTCGTCCGGGCCTCGACGGAAGAGTCCTGA
- a CDS encoding ribokinase, with the protein MSSITVVGSVNRDFVLTVKDLPHPGETVLARHFVEGVGGKGANQAVAAARLGSRVRLVARVGADAAFILDALASEGVDVEAVRSDERTTTGIAAVVVDDAGENTIVVNPGANADLGAQDVPSRLVRSKGEVVVIQHEIAPDVVDLTVLRAREQGGVVVLNPAPARPIDTRVLAAVDVLVPNLGELASLLGADLPATLDEARGLLERAELPCRAVVVTLGADGALLKEAHSTDITHIPTPFVDVVDTVGAGDTFCGALADALGRGTGLPAAVERAVHAASYAVTGLGAQASMPYASQLDVPAVTSAS; encoded by the coding sequence ATGTCGTCCATCACGGTCGTCGGTTCGGTGAACCGCGACTTCGTCCTGACCGTCAAGGACCTGCCGCACCCCGGCGAGACCGTGCTCGCACGGCACTTCGTGGAGGGGGTGGGCGGCAAGGGTGCCAACCAGGCCGTCGCCGCCGCCCGCCTCGGATCGCGGGTGCGTCTGGTCGCCAGGGTCGGCGCGGACGCGGCCTTCATCCTCGACGCGCTCGCGTCCGAAGGCGTGGACGTCGAGGCCGTACGGTCGGACGAGCGGACCACGACCGGAATCGCCGCGGTGGTCGTCGACGACGCCGGCGAGAACACCATCGTCGTGAATCCGGGGGCCAACGCGGACCTCGGCGCCCAGGACGTGCCGTCCCGGCTCGTCCGGTCGAAGGGAGAGGTCGTCGTCATCCAGCACGAGATCGCGCCCGACGTGGTCGACCTGACCGTCCTGCGGGCCCGCGAACAGGGCGGGGTCGTCGTCCTCAATCCCGCCCCCGCCCGCCCGATCGACACGCGGGTACTGGCCGCCGTCGACGTCCTCGTCCCCAACCTCGGCGAGCTCGCCTCACTTCTCGGCGCCGACCTGCCCGCCACCCTCGACGAGGCGCGCGGCCTGCTGGAGCGCGCCGAACTCCCGTGCCGGGCCGTCGTGGTGACGCTCGGCGCGGACGGCGCCCTCCTGAAAGAGGCGCACAGCACCGACATCACACACATCCCCACGCCGTTCGTGGACGTCGTCGACACCGTGGGTGCCGGCGACACCTTCTGCGGCGCCCTCGCGGACGCCCTCGGACGTGGCACCGGCCTGCCGGCCGCGGTGGAACGCGCCGTGCACGCGGCGTCGTACGCGGTCACCGGCCTCGGCGCACAGGCGTCCATGCCCTACGCGTCCCAGCTCGACGTACCCGCGGTCACCTCTGCTTCCTGA
- a CDS encoding alpha/beta fold hydrolase → MSTSHTKAYVLVHGAWHSGRVWDRVVPLLTRAGHQVFAPSLTGHGEKEHLLTADVGLDTHIGDVVALLGERDLTDVVLVGHSYAGMVISGVANEVPDRIAHLVYVDAMVPSDGDSALDVIPRTRRMIDAAADSDTPWRIPPLPEMPAPVGLFGVTDPQDTAWLRTMLSDESVRCFLEPVRLDNPAVDAISRTYIHCVGSAPVDVTRRPVPEVRPGGAASQVWELRSGHDCMVTVPDALTDLLLKAD, encoded by the coding sequence ATGAGTACATCGCACACGAAAGCCTATGTTCTTGTCCATGGCGCCTGGCACAGCGGGCGCGTCTGGGACCGGGTGGTTCCTTTGCTGACGCGGGCCGGGCATCAAGTGTTCGCGCCTTCACTGACCGGCCACGGCGAGAAGGAACACCTGCTCACCGCGGACGTCGGCCTGGACACCCACATCGGCGACGTCGTCGCTCTCCTCGGCGAACGGGACCTCACCGACGTGGTCCTGGTCGGGCACAGTTACGCCGGGATGGTCATCTCCGGCGTGGCCAACGAGGTCCCGGACCGGATCGCGCACCTGGTCTACGTCGACGCGATGGTCCCGAGCGACGGTGACAGCGCGCTGGACGTCATACCGCGGACCCGGCGAATGATTGACGCGGCCGCCGACTCCGACACCCCTTGGCGTATCCCGCCCCTGCCGGAAATGCCCGCGCCCGTGGGCCTGTTCGGGGTGACCGACCCGCAGGACACTGCGTGGCTGCGCACCATGCTGTCGGACGAGTCGGTGCGTTGCTTCCTGGAGCCGGTCCGGCTGGACAACCCGGCGGTGGACGCGATTTCCCGGACGTACATCCACTGTGTCGGCAGCGCACCGGTGGACGTCACGCGTCGCCCGGTGCCGGAGGTGCGGCCGGGCGGCGCCGCGTCGCAGGTGTGGGAGCTGCGAAGCGGCCACGACTGCATGGTCACCGTGCCGGACGCACTCACCGACCTGCTGCTGAAGGCCGACTGA
- a CDS encoding NtaA/DmoA family FMN-dependent monooxygenase (This protein belongs to a clade of FMN-dependent monooxygenases, within a broader family of flavin-dependent oxidoreductases, the luciferase-like monooxygenase (LMM) family, some of whose members use coenzyme F420 rather than FMN.), translating to MRNLKLGVFENAQTNASGTATWRHPDSRRHLFDTLEYWRDLAAICEDAKLDFLFLADAWGWSEIDGTRPPIATEETLDLPRLDPMVVASALLSTTTDLGLVVTGSVLVEPPYAFARRLATLDQLSGGRIGWNIVTTGTADTAVKAFGMEMVAHDNRYRMAEDFLDLVYKYWEGAWEPDALEKDKDGRFADPAKVHLVTHEGPFFRSEGYGNTARSPQGSPVLFQAGASPAGRRVGGRHGECMFVGSGSVEQLAGHTASIREEAVKAGRRADEVKVMSAFSCVIGATTSDAERRYQRILDAQRPEVTVASYAMFTGLDLSSYAPETPMTELSTEMSQTQVARFAGKTVGDVLADWHTHGVGARPVVGTAEEIADEICSLAEGADLDGFLLSPTVQPASTTDFVESVLPILRARGAFRGEYTEGESLRERLTGASDRALPASHPAARYRH from the coding sequence ATGAGGAACCTCAAGCTCGGCGTGTTCGAGAACGCGCAGACCAACGCGAGTGGCACGGCCACCTGGCGTCACCCCGACAGCCGGCGGCACCTTTTCGACACTCTCGAATACTGGCGCGATCTCGCCGCGATCTGCGAGGACGCCAAGCTGGACTTCCTGTTCCTCGCCGACGCCTGGGGCTGGTCCGAGATCGACGGCACGCGCCCGCCCATCGCCACGGAGGAGACCCTCGACCTCCCGCGGCTCGATCCGATGGTCGTGGCGTCCGCGCTTCTGTCCACGACGACCGACCTGGGTCTCGTCGTGACGGGCTCCGTCCTCGTGGAACCGCCGTACGCCTTCGCCCGCCGCCTCGCCACGCTCGACCAGCTCTCCGGTGGCCGGATCGGCTGGAACATCGTGACGACCGGCACGGCCGACACCGCGGTCAAGGCGTTCGGCATGGAGATGGTGGCGCACGACAACCGCTACCGGATGGCCGAGGACTTCCTCGACCTCGTCTACAAGTACTGGGAGGGGGCCTGGGAGCCGGACGCGCTGGAGAAGGACAAGGACGGACGGTTCGCCGACCCCGCCAAGGTGCACCTCGTCACCCACGAGGGCCCGTTCTTCCGCTCCGAGGGGTACGGCAACACCGCGCGTTCCCCGCAGGGCTCGCCCGTGCTGTTCCAGGCGGGTGCCTCGCCCGCCGGTCGCCGGGTCGGCGGGCGGCACGGCGAGTGCATGTTCGTGGGAAGCGGCTCGGTCGAGCAGCTCGCCGGGCACACCGCGTCCATCCGCGAGGAGGCCGTCAAGGCGGGCCGCCGAGCCGACGAGGTGAAGGTGATGTCCGCGTTCTCCTGCGTCATCGGCGCGACGACATCCGACGCGGAGCGGCGCTACCAGCGGATCCTCGACGCCCAGCGGCCCGAGGTGACCGTGGCCAGCTACGCCATGTTCACCGGGCTCGACCTCTCGTCCTACGCGCCCGAGACACCCATGACCGAGCTCTCCACCGAGATGTCGCAGACCCAGGTGGCCCGCTTCGCCGGCAAGACGGTCGGTGACGTCCTCGCCGACTGGCACACCCACGGTGTCGGAGCGCGGCCCGTGGTCGGTACGGCCGAGGAGATCGCCGACGAGATCTGTTCGCTCGCGGAAGGCGCCGACCTCGACGGATTCCTGCTGTCCCCGACGGTCCAGCCGGCCTCGACGACGGACTTCGTCGAGTCGGTCCTGCCGATCCTGCGGGCGCGCGGAGCCTTCCGCGGGGAGTACACGGAGGGCGAGAGCCTGCGCGAACGGCTTACCGGAGCGTCCGACCGCGCGCTGCCCGCCAGCCACCCCGCGGCGCGGTACCGGCACTGA
- a CDS encoding sulfatase-like hydrolase/transferase, whose translation MFQESHWSPLTGTDCQDSTRHQVNLALEALRTPREERLSFLFVNVSATHTPHFGYLAGASEDSWESQSAALSYADGQLGRLFDALPEHGSWLVLMCGDHGEAFGEDGHNGHGIAHPAVWSVPYAESLLPG comes from the coding sequence CTGTTCCAGGAGAGCCACTGGAGTCCCCTCACCGGGACGGACTGCCAGGACTCCACCCGCCATCAAGTGAACCTCGCACTTGAAGCGTTGAGGACACCCCGGGAGGAACGGCTTTCGTTCCTCTTCGTGAACGTATCCGCGACGCACACCCCGCACTTCGGCTACCTGGCCGGGGCGAGCGAGGACTCATGGGAAAGCCAGAGCGCGGCACTCTCGTACGCGGACGGACAACTCGGGCGCCTCTTCGACGCGTTGCCCGAGCACGGCTCCTGGCTGGTGCTCATGTGCGGGGACCACGGCGAGGCGTTCGGAGAAGACGGTCACAACGGTCACGGGATCGCCCACCCGGCCGTATGGAGTGTGCCCTACGCGGAATCGCTGCTCCCGGGGTGA
- a CDS encoding winged helix-turn-helix transcriptional regulator, translating to MHDSAGSVFLADCPARLAIDIITNKWAVVVLFALSHGPCRHGKLVDLVGGISRKVLTQTLRRLQSYGLIERRAYAEAPPRVEYSLTDLGQTLTEPIAALTDWAKTHGAAVADFQEQETAQQNTTTASDS from the coding sequence ATGCATGACTCAGCCGGAAGCGTCTTCCTTGCCGACTGCCCCGCCCGGCTCGCCATCGACATCATCACCAACAAATGGGCCGTGGTCGTCCTGTTCGCCCTCAGTCACGGGCCCTGCCGGCACGGTAAACTCGTCGACCTCGTCGGTGGCATCTCCCGCAAGGTACTCACCCAGACACTGCGCAGACTGCAAAGCTACGGCCTGATCGAGCGCCGCGCCTACGCCGAGGCACCCCCACGGGTCGAATACAGCCTCACCGACCTCGGCCAAACCCTCACCGAACCCATCGCCGCCCTGACCGACTGGGCGAAAACCCACGGCGCCGCTGTCGCCGACTTCCAGGAACAGGAAACGGCGCAACAGAACACCACCACCGCCTCCGACAGTTGA